TGATCCGTACAACCGAGAATATGCTTAAGCTGATACCGGATAGCCTGCGTGAAGCGGCTTACGCACTGGGTACGCCAAAGTGGAAGATGATTTCAGCCATCACGCTGAAAGCCTCGGTATCGGGCATCATGACGGGGATTTTGCTGGCGATAGCGCGTATCGCGGGGGAAACCGCGCCGCTGTTGTTCACCTCGCTGTCGAATCAGTTCTGGAGTACGGATCTGATGCGCCCGATTGCCAATCTCCCGGTTACTATCTTTAAATTCGCCATGAGCCCGTTTGTGGAATGGCAACAGCTGGCCTGGGCAGGCGTGCTGTTGATCACGCTGTGTGTTCTGCTGCTGAATATTTTGGCGCGCGTTATTTTTTCTACCAGGAAAGATTAAATAAATTCAAGGCGTTGCCTAGCAGCGCCGGTATATAAAAAGAGAGAAGTCTTGATGAGTATGACGACAAAGACATCCACCAGCAAAATCCAGGTCCGTAATCTGAATTTCTATTATGGGAAATTCCACGCGTTGAAAGAAATCACGCTGGACATTGCAACAAATCAGGTCACGGCGTTTATCGGTCCTTCCGGCTGTGGAAAGTCCACGCTGTTGCGAACCTTGAATAAAATGTATCAGCTCTACCCGGAGCAGCGCGCCGAAGGCGATATTCTGCTGGATGGCAATAACATCCTGACGGATAAGCAGGATATCGCGCTGTTGCGTGCAAAAGTCGGTATGGTGTTCCAGAAGCCAACACCTTTCCCGATGTCGATTTACGACAATATTGCGTTTGGCGTACGGCTGTTTGAAAAGCTTTCCCGTGCGGATATGGATGAGCGTGTCCAGTGGGCGTTGACTAAAGCGGCATTGTGGCATGAAACTAAAGATAAACTGCACCAGAGCGGTTATAGCTTGTCTGGTGGCCAGCAGCAGCGCTTGTGTATTGCGCGCGGCATAGCGATACGCCCGGACGTCCTGTTGCTGGATGAACCCTGCTCCGCTCTTGATCCGATCTCCACCGGTAGGATCGAAGAGCTGATTTCTGAGCTGAAAGCGGATTACACCGTGGTTATTGTTACCCACAACATGCAGCAGGCAGCGCGTTGCTCGGACCATACTGCGTTTATGTATCTGGGTGAACTGATTGAATTCAGCGACACTGATA
This is a stretch of genomic DNA from Brenneria rubrifaciens. It encodes these proteins:
- the pstB gene encoding phosphate ABC transporter ATP-binding protein PstB, which translates into the protein MSMTTKTSTSKIQVRNLNFYYGKFHALKEITLDIATNQVTAFIGPSGCGKSTLLRTLNKMYQLYPEQRAEGDILLDGNNILTDKQDIALLRAKVGMVFQKPTPFPMSIYDNIAFGVRLFEKLSRADMDERVQWALTKAALWHETKDKLHQSGYSLSGGQQQRLCIARGIAIRPDVLLLDEPCSALDPISTGRIEELISELKADYTVVIVTHNMQQAARCSDHTAFMYLGELIEFSDTDTLFTAPRQKQTEDYITGRYG